A genome region from Scylla paramamosain isolate STU-SP2022 unplaced genomic scaffold, ASM3559412v1 Contig6, whole genome shotgun sequence includes the following:
- the LOC135096694 gene encoding uncharacterized protein LOC135096694, protein MSQRASRRKPGRLARAAPHRGSAMCGSDCRNQHFGLSAHSFSNLVHQTVGERLHRPTGRHDVSATTQGVKPRGGRGAFMRHQLVSSPFRSAASTSGGGHGHLDMDDTGLGAKY, encoded by the exons ATGTCACAGAGAGCAAGTAGAAGAAAACCTGGGAGACTTGCAAGAGCCGCACCTCACCGGGGCTCTGCAATGTGTGGCAGCGACTGCAGGAATCAACACTTCGGTTTGTCAGCACACAGTTTCAGCAACCTTGTTCATCAGACTGTTGGTGAAAG ACTCCACAGACCGACTGGGAGACATGACGTCAGTGCCACCACGCAGGGAGTaaaaccaagaggaggaagaggagcattcATGAGACATCAGCTGGTCAGCAGTCCATTCAG GAGTGCAGCCTCTACAAGTGGTGGAGGGCATGGACACTTGGATATGGATGACACTGGTTTGGGTGCCAAATATTAA